In Wolinella succinogenes DSM 1740, a single genomic region encodes these proteins:
- a CDS encoding acetyl-CoA carboxylase biotin carboxylase subunit: MQKKKLERILIANRGEISLRAIRTIREMGKKSIAVYSTADREANYLDVADAKVCIGGDKSSESYLNIPAIISAAELFEADAIFPGYGFLSENQNFVEICQHHGIEFIGPTPEVMVLMSDKSMAKEVMKKAGVPVIPGSEGALSGYEEAKEEAKKIGYPVILKASAGGGGRGMRIVEKEENLINSYLAAESEALSAFGDGTIYMEKFIDKPKHIEVQVLADKHGNAIHVGERDCSLQRRHQKLIEESPALALLPETREKLLKTAIEATKAIKYVGAGTFEFLLDSNQNFYFMEMNTRLQVEHPVSEMVSGLDIVEWMIKIAEGEELPPQEEIRFKGHAIECRITAEDPEKFFPCPGKITKWIAPGGNYVRVDSHAYAGYTVPMHYDSMIGKLIVWGETRDRAIARMARALSEFSVEGIRTTIPFHQKMMENVDFKESKIHTKYLEQKVL, from the coding sequence ATGCAAAAGAAGAAGCTAGAGAGGATTCTCATCGCCAATCGAGGCGAGATTTCGCTTCGAGCGATTCGCACGATTCGCGAGATGGGCAAGAAGTCTATCGCGGTCTATTCTACGGCTGATAGAGAGGCAAACTATCTGGATGTGGCTGACGCTAAAGTCTGCATCGGAGGGGATAAATCAAGCGAGAGCTATCTTAATATCCCCGCGATTATCTCAGCCGCTGAGCTTTTTGAAGCGGATGCGATCTTCCCTGGATATGGCTTTTTGAGTGAAAATCAAAATTTTGTTGAGATTTGTCAGCATCACGGAATCGAATTCATCGGACCCACGCCTGAGGTGATGGTGCTCATGAGTGATAAGAGCATGGCCAAAGAGGTGATGAAAAAGGCGGGTGTGCCCGTGATTCCCGGAAGCGAAGGCGCGCTGAGTGGCTACGAAGAGGCCAAAGAAGAGGCGAAAAAGATCGGCTACCCCGTGATTCTTAAAGCTTCTGCGGGAGGAGGGGGGCGAGGGATGAGAATCGTCGAAAAAGAGGAGAATCTCATCAACTCTTATCTAGCCGCCGAGAGTGAAGCCCTAAGTGCCTTTGGCGATGGGACTATCTATATGGAGAAGTTCATCGATAAGCCCAAGCATATCGAGGTGCAGGTGCTTGCCGATAAGCATGGCAACGCTATTCATGTGGGAGAGCGAGACTGCTCTTTGCAGAGACGCCATCAAAAACTCATCGAAGAATCGCCCGCACTCGCCCTTCTTCCAGAGACTCGCGAGAAGCTTCTTAAAACCGCCATTGAGGCCACTAAAGCGATCAAGTATGTGGGCGCGGGAACCTTTGAATTTTTGCTTGATTCCAACCAAAACTTCTATTTCATGGAGATGAACACTCGACTTCAGGTCGAACATCCTGTGAGCGAGATGGTGAGTGGATTGGATATTGTAGAGTGGATGATTAAAATCGCTGAGGGCGAAGAGCTCCCCCCTCAAGAAGAGATTCGCTTTAAAGGTCATGCGATTGAGTGCCGTATCACCGCTGAAGATCCAGAGAAGTTTTTCCCTTGTCCAGGAAAGATTACCAAATGGATCGCCCCAGGGGGCAACTATGTGCGAGTCGATTCTCACGCCTATGCGGGATATACGGTGCCCATGCATTATGATTCGATGATTGGAAAGCTGATCGTTTGGGGTGAGACGCGAGATAGAGCGATCGCTAGGATGGCGCGAGCTTTGAGTGAGTTTAGTGTTGAAGGGATTAGGACGACGATCCCTTTCCATCAAAAGATGATGGAAAATGTCGATTTTAAAGAAAGCAAGATTCATACGAAGTATTTGGAACAGAAGGTGCTTTAA
- a CDS encoding flagellin produces the protein MKIGQSQTLSQNINTTLEKSKAEEKKALENLMLERALGSQDGASLMSADALVSQISSMMQGVKNSNDAIGMLQIADGALGSVTDSTVRLSELSVAMGNPALSSDQRSMIESEAKALTQSMNDAMGQATFNGKSVFGSSMSFVTSDSSLVDMTLNAPNTAGLSVLDQDSIQDFMKRVGQERANIGSTINGIQSLVDSHLTTVVNLKNAESNLQDNDVAENYNELNTAKIREGAALYAQSFNAQYLQSKLGALLG, from the coding sequence ATGAAGATAGGACAATCCCAGACCCTGAGCCAAAACATCAACACCACTCTTGAGAAGAGCAAGGCCGAGGAAAAAAAGGCGCTTGAGAATCTAATGCTAGAGCGAGCGCTTGGTTCACAAGATGGCGCAAGCCTCATGAGTGCTGATGCGTTAGTGAGCCAAATCTCCTCCATGATGCAAGGAGTGAAAAACTCCAATGATGCGATCGGAATGCTTCAAATCGCCGATGGCGCCCTGGGAAGTGTCACCGACAGCACCGTTCGTCTTAGTGAGCTCTCCGTTGCCATGGGGAATCCAGCGCTAAGCAGTGATCAGCGCTCTATGATCGAAAGCGAAGCCAAGGCGCTAACGCAGAGCATGAATGATGCCATGGGACAAGCGACCTTCAATGGAAAGAGCGTCTTTGGCTCTTCGATGAGTTTTGTCACCTCGGACAGCTCTTTGGTTGACATGACGCTAAACGCTCCCAATACCGCTGGTTTAAGCGTTTTGGATCAGGATTCTATTCAAGATTTCATGAAGCGTGTGGGTCAGGAGCGGGCGAATATCGGCTCCACAATCAACGGAATCCAGTCTTTGGTCGATTCTCATCTAACCACGGTCGTCAATCTTAAAAATGCTGAGAGCAACTTGCAGGACAATGATGTGGCTGAGAACTACAACGAGCTCAATACGGCCAAAATCAGGGAGGGGGCGGCTCTATACGCCCAAAGCTTCAACGCTCAGTATCTCCAAAGCAAGCTCGGTGCGCTTTTAGGCTAG
- the pseC gene encoding UDP-4-amino-4,6-dideoxy-N-acetyl-beta-L-altrosamine transaminase encodes MLPYSRQSISPEDIQVVIEALNSSFLTQGPRVEAFEEALADCTGAKYALALNSATSALYCAYAAAGIKEGDEVITTPISFVATSNMLLALGAKPIFCDVKEDGNIDESLIPSLITPKTRAIVSVDYSGNPVAFDRIASIAKTHGLAFISDSSHAIGAEFGGKRVGVWADATVFSFHAIKPITTGEGGALVTDDEAIYERAKLLRSHGVEKKRLWNSDVHSWGFNFRMSDFAAALGTSQLKRLSSFIKRREEIALFYDDSFKESPYFTTLSRSKEGKSSHHLYPIFLKQEFWCPKEEIFTALQEHGLGVQVHYKPIHTFSLYDTPRDSLFLPKAESFYLSEISIPCHQEMGLKEAKEVVETLSKVFQEASKRSLCGA; translated from the coding sequence TTGCTTCCTTATAGCCGTCAATCCATTTCGCCTGAAGATATTCAGGTGGTCATTGAAGCCCTAAATAGCTCCTTCCTCACCCAAGGTCCAAGGGTTGAGGCCTTTGAAGAGGCGCTCGCAGATTGCACGGGCGCTAAGTATGCACTAGCGCTCAACTCCGCCACCTCAGCCCTCTACTGCGCCTACGCTGCGGCAGGAATCAAAGAGGGAGACGAGGTAATCACCACTCCCATTAGCTTTGTTGCGACCTCCAATATGCTCCTTGCACTTGGGGCTAAGCCTATCTTTTGTGATGTGAAAGAAGATGGAAACATCGATGAATCGCTTATCCCCTCGCTCATCACCCCCAAGACTAGAGCGATTGTTTCCGTCGATTATTCGGGGAATCCTGTGGCGTTTGATCGTATCGCCTCTATTGCCAAGACTCACGGGCTTGCCTTTATCTCAGATAGCTCCCATGCGATTGGAGCAGAATTTGGCGGCAAAAGAGTGGGGGTTTGGGCGGATGCGACTGTTTTTAGCTTCCATGCGATCAAGCCCATCACCACGGGTGAGGGCGGGGCGCTAGTCACTGATGATGAAGCGATCTATGAGCGAGCCAAACTTTTAAGAAGCCATGGAGTGGAAAAAAAGCGACTTTGGAATAGCGATGTTCACTCTTGGGGGTTTAATTTTAGAATGAGTGACTTTGCTGCCGCGCTTGGCACTTCGCAGCTCAAACGGCTCTCTAGCTTTATTAAAAGGCGTGAAGAGATTGCTCTTTTTTATGACGATTCCTTTAAAGAATCTCCCTATTTTACGACTCTTTCACGCTCCAAAGAGGGGAAGAGCTCCCATCATCTCTATCCAATTTTTCTAAAGCAGGAGTTTTGGTGCCCCAAAGAGGAGATTTTCACTGCTTTGCAAGAGCACGGCTTGGGCGTTCAGGTCCACTACAAGCCCATCCACACCTTCTCTCTTTATGATACGCCTAGAGATTCTCTCTTTTTGCCCAAGGCAGAGTCCTTTTATCTCTCTGAAATCTCCATTCCCTGCCATCAAGAGATGGGACTTAAAGAGGCCAAAGAGGTAGTAGAGACGCTCTCTAAGGTCTTTCAAGAGGCCTCTAAACGCTCCTTGTGTGGGGCATAA
- a CDS encoding response regulator, protein MAKRVVIVDDSKTIIATAQMAVEEMVNRGEISFAFYYNPAELLDDAIEGSLQYDLLISDINMPQMNGLDLSASLKKMETFKNKPILILTTESSADMKSRGKAIGVTGWMVKPFDGVKLAKSIRMLLGI, encoded by the coding sequence ATGGCAAAGCGTGTAGTAATAGTGGACGATTCCAAGACGATTATCGCGACTGCTCAAATGGCCGTCGAAGAGATGGTGAATCGCGGTGAGATCAGTTTCGCCTTCTATTATAACCCAGCCGAGCTCTTGGATGATGCAATCGAAGGAAGCCTTCAGTACGATCTTCTCATTAGCGATATCAATATGCCCCAAATGAACGGATTAGACCTCTCAGCCTCACTAAAAAAAATGGAAACTTTTAAAAACAAGCCCATCTTGATTCTCACCACAGAGAGCTCAGCGGATATGAAGAGTCGCGGCAAGGCGATTGGAGTCACGGGATGGATGGTGAAGCCCTTTGATGGGGTGAAGCTCGCCAAGTCGATCCGTATGCTTCTAGGAATCTAA
- a CDS encoding chemotaxis protein CheW, which produces MGAMEASRAGVRFLTFFLEGEHYGIEIHRVKEIIAWIKVTKIPKAPAYIRGVMNLRGNIIPVLDLRAKFGLPFREPDMQTSIVVVSISGISIGLVVDRVDEVINTDKEHLFAPPKFNAKIDASAISQMIQGDFGVVAVLSLESIFSQEELEKLDNAPL; this is translated from the coding sequence ATGGGAGCGATGGAGGCTTCGAGGGCAGGTGTTCGATTTTTGACCTTCTTTTTGGAGGGAGAACACTATGGAATCGAGATTCATCGCGTCAAAGAGATCATCGCTTGGATCAAAGTGACGAAGATTCCTAAGGCTCCTGCCTATATTCGCGGGGTGATGAATCTTCGCGGAAATATCATTCCTGTTTTAGATTTGAGGGCAAAATTTGGACTCCCTTTCCGCGAGCCCGATATGCAGACCTCTATTGTCGTCGTCTCGATTAGCGGAATTAGCATTGGTCTTGTGGTCGATCGAGTGGACGAGGTGATCAACACGGACAAAGAGCACCTCTTTGCTCCTCCCAAATTCAATGCAAAGATCGATGCGAGTGCGATTAGTCAGATGATTCAGGGGGATTTTGGAGTGGTAGCGGTTTTGTCTCTCGAATCGATTTTTAGCCAAGAAGAGTTGGAGAAGCTCGACAACGCTCCGCTGTGA
- a CDS encoding Hpt domain-containing protein — translation MDKAKLKEIFIEEAGEIIEKLDVEIINLEENPSDKNLLNELFRGVHTLKGSANSFGFKRLGEFVHGFEDILDFYRNASTPPKARAIDLFLQSVDVIKEIFELEIYTATICQDNFLRIHLPASSL, via the coding sequence GTGGATAAAGCAAAACTCAAAGAGATATTCATCGAAGAAGCGGGCGAGATCATTGAGAAGCTTGATGTGGAGATTATCAATCTTGAAGAGAATCCTTCGGATAAAAATCTCCTCAATGAGCTTTTTAGGGGAGTGCACACGCTCAAAGGGAGCGCAAACTCATTTGGATTTAAAAGGTTGGGCGAATTTGTCCACGGCTTTGAGGATATTTTAGACTTTTATCGTAACGCCTCCACCCCTCCAAAGGCACGAGCCATTGACCTCTTTTTGCAATCCGTGGATGTGATCAAAGAGATTTTTGAGTTAGAGATCTATACTGCCACCATTTGTCAAGACAACTTTTTGAGAATTCATCTTCCAGCCTCTAGCCTTTAA
- a CDS encoding IS3-like element IS1302 family transposase gives MVEFSKDLGEEKMSRKRKSYSAEFKTRVVLELLGGEETVAQIASKYEITPKSLIDWKKQFLENASLVFDVGSATKAYKDEIEELKTENDALAKKLGKTTIERDWAVGKLKSLGLSNKKDLVTPKLKNLSMARQCEIIDLNRSTLYYEPKPISDNDLKIMKRIDEIYTDISSTYGYRFMHRQLLEDGFSIGVNKVNKLMNTMGIQAIFPKKKRHTSIKNYKHKIYPYLLRELEINRANQVWSGDITYIPIKGGFVYLCAIIDWHSKTILSWKISTTMDTSLVTDVLKEAIEKYDIPVIFNSDQGSQYTSHEHTELLKKHNIQISMNGKGRSIDNIAIERFFRTLKYDEIYINEYSSISDLRFKVSRYINFYNHNRFHSALNYQKPMNVYLEGLKNVA, from the coding sequence ATGGTAGAATTTTCTAAAGATTTAGGAGAGGAAAAAATGAGTAGAAAAAGAAAAAGCTATAGTGCAGAATTTAAAACTAGAGTTGTCTTAGAATTACTAGGTGGCGAAGAGACTGTAGCACAGATTGCCAGTAAATATGAGATTACACCAAAAAGTCTCATTGATTGGAAAAAGCAGTTTTTAGAGAATGCATCACTAGTATTTGATGTAGGTTCGGCTACTAAAGCCTATAAAGATGAGATAGAAGAGCTAAAAACAGAGAATGATGCTCTAGCAAAGAAATTAGGAAAAACAACCATAGAGAGGGATTGGGCAGTGGGAAAGCTAAAGAGCTTGGGCTTATCAAATAAAAAAGATCTTGTCACACCCAAGCTAAAGAATCTCTCCATGGCAAGACAATGTGAAATAATAGATTTAAATCGCTCAACCCTTTATTATGAACCTAAACCCATATCAGACAATGATTTAAAAATCATGAAAAGGATAGATGAGATATATACTGATATATCCTCAACCTATGGCTATCGGTTTATGCATAGGCAGCTTTTGGAAGATGGATTTTCAATTGGTGTAAATAAAGTCAATAAGCTAATGAACACTATGGGGATACAGGCAATCTTTCCAAAAAAGAAACGACACACATCCATTAAAAACTATAAACATAAAATCTATCCATATCTACTACGAGAGCTTGAAATTAACAGAGCCAATCAGGTTTGGAGTGGAGATATTACCTATATCCCAATCAAGGGTGGTTTCGTGTATTTGTGCGCCATTATTGATTGGCACAGTAAAACGATACTCTCATGGAAAATATCAACAACTATGGATACATCTCTTGTAACAGATGTTTTAAAAGAAGCCATTGAAAAATATGACATTCCTGTAATATTCAACTCCGACCAAGGTAGCCAATATACCAGCCATGAACATACAGAACTTCTCAAGAAACACAACATTCAAATCTCTATGAACGGTAAAGGCAGATCCATTGATAATATTGCCATTGAGAGATTTTTTAGGACTTTAAAATATGATGAAATCTATATCAATGAGTATAGCTCTATTTCAGATCTCAGATTTAAGGTTTCAAGATATATCAATTTTTACAATCACAATAGATTTCATTCAGCACTAAATTATCAAAAGCCCATGAATGTTTATCTAGAAGGGTTGAAAAACGTTGCTTAA
- a CDS encoding tyrosine-type recombinase/integrase, with protein MQEIKAMILDRAAKKMWYVRYTVFFDNGNRSTAEESTKVPKREKSLTWMQTKYLPVWIARKKEKLKIQEKANHQFAYFADIFLAARENFHDYQNTQYRTSRVLEDFGKKSITSITKLEIKLWLQALKHKATGIPLSKNSKLKYLGIFRGIFELAIDAQLISHNLCDEIRIQQERRNLNKIEPFSVEETCLLIQRSQCREKYGQLLHEYLGIAFNMGMSPAEILGLQLSDIDLKNRILRIQRNITKGKIKETKTTYRDRILPILDGALPYIETLDFQAKKKRSIWLFSGDDGNYLPDIEIIRGEKEIIKENLRIKKTTKWYRLLLDCGIPYRDLKNTRHTFAVRALETKSLTFQELANFLGHGSLQMILNHYAKWIGGKAMSANKNIRLFGDHLGDPNQKKKGG; from the coding sequence GTGCAAGAAATAAAAGCAATGATTCTGGATCGAGCTGCCAAGAAAATGTGGTATGTTCGATACACTGTGTTCTTTGACAATGGTAACAGATCCACGGCCGAAGAGAGTACAAAAGTGCCCAAAAGGGAAAAAAGTCTCACATGGATGCAGACAAAGTACCTTCCAGTTTGGATAGCCAGAAAAAAAGAAAAGCTCAAGATCCAAGAAAAAGCAAATCATCAGTTTGCTTACTTTGCGGACATTTTCTTGGCAGCTCGAGAGAATTTTCATGACTACCAAAACACTCAATATCGAACTTCAAGAGTTTTGGAAGACTTTGGCAAAAAAAGTATCACAAGTATCACCAAGCTAGAAATCAAGCTTTGGCTCCAAGCACTGAAGCATAAAGCAACAGGAATACCTTTGAGTAAAAACTCAAAACTCAAATACTTGGGAATTTTCAGAGGTATTTTTGAGCTTGCCATTGATGCTCAACTAATTTCTCACAATCTTTGCGATGAGATCAGAATTCAACAAGAAAGACGAAATCTGAACAAGATAGAACCCTTTAGTGTTGAAGAGACATGCCTTTTAATCCAAAGAAGTCAGTGCAGAGAGAAGTACGGCCAATTGCTGCACGAATACCTTGGGATAGCCTTCAATATGGGAATGTCACCAGCAGAAATCCTTGGTCTCCAACTGAGCGACATTGACCTGAAAAATCGGATATTGAGGATTCAGCGCAACATTACGAAAGGGAAAATCAAAGAGACAAAAACCACATATCGAGATAGAATTCTTCCAATTCTCGATGGAGCTCTTCCATATATTGAAACGCTTGATTTTCAAGCAAAGAAAAAACGCTCAATTTGGCTATTTTCTGGAGATGATGGAAATTATTTGCCCGACATTGAGATTATACGAGGAGAAAAAGAAATTATCAAAGAGAATCTTCGTATTAAAAAAACAACAAAGTGGTATAGGCTTCTTTTGGATTGTGGAATTCCCTATAGAGATCTCAAAAATACGCGCCATACCTTCGCAGTGCGTGCGCTCGAGACAAAAAGTCTCACTTTTCAGGAACTAGCGAACTTTCTAGGCCATGGAAGCCTCCAGATGATACTCAATCATTATGCGAAGTGGATTGGAGGAAAAGCAATGTCAGCAAACAAAAACATCAGACTTTTTGGTGACCATTTAGGTGACCCTAATCAGAAGAAGAAAGGGGGATAA
- a CDS encoding DUF3991 and toprim domain-containing protein, producing the protein MSFEEILKSEALKLEIERLKEEFVSIEKFNEHLKISIIESETKIRVILPDGRIFGHNYQKTLEELGNAREYIESGTWRREVIRRVGEILERERKDTRRDGRLDHPREGEQRRDRSTASTDEELQARARFRRDRSAALRGDAGSSGISTREQQRAISAYGDSQRSPQKSDVNPLSIPLNELLALAGYEPKRDKTSRNNVVMRGGPGDNLVISRMPDDHYLYFNANNDSDRGTIFDFCRNRGISARDLIGAYERGGGEIQHSIERTGTSRTPANLKKIQDTWNALPPYSKSEDTYLEKVRKLSRETIALYSEIKIDERKNICFPSYALDEKSGYIMIVGYNKRLQSPLTKDKEGKPYEKPIKALHSGEKGLEILKATGLKQSNIKTLVIGESSIDMLSLVEMKKIDPFSSLLVATGGQLNESAQKLLGELSRRYPNAELIRAPDNDRDGIRMTEKIAGILQRESVELFPQLKDHNDDLKALKILNQASSDLRSELSNELSQTIRAARDQNHNHNKLLQKINEITKLIPPDRLQLQAINQLQQNQIEKGGRER; encoded by the coding sequence ATGAGTTTCGAAGAGATATTAAAAAGCGAAGCACTGAAGCTTGAGATTGAACGACTGAAAGAAGAATTTGTTTCTATTGAAAAGTTTAATGAGCACCTAAAAATCTCAATCATAGAGAGTGAAACAAAAATCAGAGTTATTTTGCCCGATGGTAGAATATTTGGGCATAATTATCAAAAAACACTGGAGGAACTAGGCAATGCAAGAGAATATATCGAGAGCGGAACATGGCGAAGAGAGGTCATTCGAAGAGTGGGAGAAATCCTTGAAAGAGAGAGAAAAGATACTAGACGAGATGGAAGACTTGATCACCCACGCGAAGGAGAACAACGACGAGATAGAAGCACTGCAAGTACAGATGAAGAACTTCAAGCCAGGGCAAGATTTAGAAGGGATAGATCTGCAGCTCTACGAGGCGATGCTGGATCGAGTGGAATATCTACACGAGAACAACAGCGAGCTATTTCAGCGTATGGAGATTCTCAAAGAAGCCCACAAAAAAGCGATGTAAACCCACTTAGTATTCCCCTCAATGAGCTCCTAGCGCTTGCTGGATATGAGCCCAAGAGAGACAAAACTTCACGAAATAATGTGGTTATGCGTGGTGGCCCTGGAGATAACCTTGTTATCTCCAGGATGCCCGACGATCATTATCTCTACTTCAATGCCAACAACGACAGCGACCGTGGAACAATCTTTGACTTTTGCAGGAATCGTGGAATTAGCGCACGAGATTTGATAGGAGCCTATGAAAGGGGAGGAGGTGAGATACAGCATAGCATAGAGCGAACGGGAACCTCACGAACACCAGCGAATCTGAAAAAAATACAAGACACTTGGAATGCCCTACCCCCTTACTCTAAAAGTGAAGACACTTATTTAGAAAAGGTGCGTAAACTCTCTCGAGAGACTATTGCCCTCTACTCTGAAATTAAAATCGATGAACGGAAGAATATCTGCTTTCCTAGTTATGCCCTTGACGAAAAGAGTGGCTATATCATGATTGTCGGCTATAACAAACGACTGCAGAGCCCACTCACCAAAGATAAAGAAGGCAAGCCCTACGAGAAGCCAATCAAAGCTCTTCATTCTGGGGAAAAAGGCTTAGAAATTCTCAAGGCGACAGGACTCAAACAATCCAACATCAAAACTCTGGTTATAGGCGAGAGCTCCATCGATATGCTTTCACTAGTTGAAATGAAAAAAATAGATCCATTCTCGTCCCTTCTCGTCGCGACAGGTGGCCAACTAAATGAATCTGCTCAAAAACTATTAGGAGAACTCTCGAGGAGATACCCAAATGCTGAGCTCATTCGTGCACCCGATAATGATCGAGATGGTATAAGGATGACAGAGAAGATTGCAGGAATTCTTCAGCGAGAATCCGTCGAACTCTTTCCACAGCTCAAAGACCATAATGATGATCTAAAAGCCTTGAAAATTCTCAATCAAGCATCAAGTGATCTTCGTTCTGAACTCAGCAATGAACTCAGTCAAACTATTCGTGCAGCCAGGGATCAGAATCATAATCACAACAAATTGCTTCAAAAAATTAATGAAATCACAAAACTCATACCACCAGATCGATTACAACTTCAAGCAATCAATCAACTTCAGCAAAACCAAATAGAAAAAGGAGGACGAGAGAGATGA
- a CDS encoding DUF4406 domain-containing protein: MKKEVYLCSPLMGGNDEGIGEIRGDGSAIRYQQLKRTRNEIYARVCLKSLILKGYLVVAPHLLYAQVLDDFDPAERELGIGLGLEELARCKALVLCPRYGISDGMAIELETAKKLNLPTFLIDEVPELGGDK; this comes from the coding sequence ATGAAAAAAGAGGTCTATCTTTGTTCGCCCCTCATGGGCGGTAATGACGAAGGAATCGGAGAAATTCGGGGGGATGGTAGCGCAATTAGGTACCAACAGCTCAAAAGAACCAGAAACGAAATTTACGCAAGAGTATGCCTGAAATCATTGATTCTCAAGGGTTACTTGGTCGTAGCGCCCCATTTATTATATGCACAAGTTTTAGACGACTTTGATCCCGCAGAGCGAGAATTAGGAATTGGCTTGGGGTTGGAAGAACTAGCTAGATGTAAGGCTTTAGTACTTTGCCCTCGATATGGAATCTCAGATGGAATGGCAATTGAACTTGAGACAGCCAAAAAGTTAAACCTACCAACATTCTTAATCGATGAAGTACCAGAGTTAGGAGGAGACAAATGA
- a CDS encoding single-stranded DNA-binding protein yields MINTITMSGNLIADCDQKSVKKREKNENFTIVNFTIAHNYQGREAEIIFMPVTVFGAYAEAIAQHLTKGKGVVVSGTLREDSFEDKDKKRQRKKWLEANSVQLC; encoded by the coding sequence ATGATCAATACCATCACAATGAGCGGAAACTTGATTGCTGATTGCGATCAGAAAAGTGTCAAAAAAAGAGAGAAGAATGAAAATTTCACCATAGTTAACTTCACCATAGCACATAACTATCAAGGTCGAGAAGCTGAAATCATATTCATGCCAGTAACTGTTTTTGGAGCTTATGCAGAAGCTATCGCTCAGCACTTAACAAAAGGAAAGGGCGTTGTGGTGAGTGGCACCTTAAGAGAAGATTCTTTCGAGGATAAGGACAAGAAACGACAACGGAAAAAATGGCTTGAAGCTAATTCTGTGCAACTTTGCTAG